In one window of Bdellovibrionales bacterium CG10_big_fil_rev_8_21_14_0_10_45_34 DNA:
- a CDS encoding insulinase family protein: MVQKFQLKNGLTVVLCESHKSPVVSVQMWVRTGSADELKGEEGISHFIEHLVFKGTNQFGVGEIASIVEGSGGELNAYTSFDQTVFYVTISKQYADTGLNVISQMMGFPKFDSEEIDREREVVIEEIKRSEDSPGRQASRGMFETVFKGHPYSIPVIGYSENVKKFSPKKIREFFESRYNPENMFLVVCGDFENDDMRARVDRHFSTHAKRKLRHSVRNKAPRQKKPRLFLRQSEFEENFVQISFPIPGVKETDVPALDLMALVLGQGESSRLVSKVRNELNLATTIGCYAYTPKDSGVFSISISYRETNIGNLLSAVGEQLLLMRELPVELEELERSLSILEGEELYSIETVDGLSSKVGNYEFHFDDPAYFETYLRQLQSVTRKDILRVSKKYIDPTGMSVTALVKSDLKEIDYELKKFVNDFTLAIDSLNTLAAEEAPERSVNRRPLGFQVGKSEDSTPELVRLACNVDVLLRPNHDAPSVSMKLASLGGARAESAEKLGLTQLASSVWPASTSNFTEQRLSHETEKLAASIRGFAGRNSMGLGVDMLAPHSAEVWALLEEIVGNFRIQPEIFEREKSHQLDHILSKKDNPAQICIQNFYDLIFSGHPYGREPEGDIETLKNITERDIESCAREHLGRGRLKISISGSFEKEETLKRIEKLVKPLKNYEHDLFVSVPLAQLIANKKVYVQQKKEQSHIVVGCRGLSFKSEDRFALLLIQSILAGQGGRLFLNLRDKASLAYTVSPLKMEGVEGGYFGVYIGCSPEKAKLAISMIHSELQRLVDDMVPSLELERSQKYLIGRHDIDLQRNSAIASSMLFDHIYGVPFNQYLNFSENIKKITAHEIKDLAQKLFTQSFVEVCVGQQNPFGSDAIEREISEKSSVASAR; this comes from the coding sequence ATGGTTCAAAAATTTCAATTAAAGAACGGTTTGACGGTCGTATTGTGTGAATCCCACAAATCGCCAGTGGTGAGCGTTCAAATGTGGGTGCGAACTGGCAGTGCAGACGAACTGAAGGGCGAAGAAGGGATCAGCCATTTTATCGAACACTTGGTCTTTAAAGGTACGAACCAGTTTGGAGTCGGTGAGATTGCCAGCATTGTCGAAGGAAGCGGGGGCGAGCTCAATGCCTACACGTCTTTTGATCAGACAGTGTTTTACGTCACAATTTCTAAACAATACGCAGACACCGGCCTTAATGTCATAAGCCAAATGATGGGTTTTCCGAAGTTTGACTCTGAAGAGATCGACCGCGAACGAGAAGTAGTCATTGAAGAGATAAAAAGATCAGAAGACAGTCCTGGCCGCCAAGCAAGTCGGGGTATGTTTGAAACTGTGTTTAAAGGACACCCCTACAGCATCCCAGTGATTGGTTATTCAGAAAATGTTAAAAAGTTTAGCCCTAAAAAAATCAGAGAGTTCTTTGAATCAAGGTACAACCCAGAGAACATGTTCTTAGTCGTTTGCGGAGACTTTGAGAATGACGACATGAGGGCCCGTGTAGATCGCCATTTCTCAACTCATGCAAAAAGAAAACTACGTCACTCGGTGCGAAATAAGGCTCCACGGCAAAAAAAACCACGTCTCTTTTTAAGGCAAAGCGAATTTGAAGAAAACTTTGTCCAAATTTCTTTTCCGATTCCGGGGGTCAAAGAAACAGATGTTCCGGCCCTTGATTTGATGGCGTTAGTTCTTGGCCAAGGCGAGAGCTCAAGACTTGTGTCAAAAGTACGAAATGAATTGAATCTTGCTACAACGATTGGCTGTTATGCCTACACACCAAAAGATAGCGGTGTCTTTTCGATTTCTATTTCTTACCGAGAAACAAATATCGGAAATCTTTTAAGTGCGGTTGGCGAACAATTGTTGCTTATGAGAGAGTTGCCAGTCGAACTAGAAGAACTTGAGAGATCGCTTTCGATATTAGAGGGCGAAGAGCTGTACTCCATAGAGACAGTTGATGGCTTATCAAGCAAAGTCGGCAATTATGAATTTCACTTTGACGATCCGGCTTACTTCGAAACCTACTTGCGGCAGCTTCAAAGTGTCACAAGAAAAGACATTTTGAGAGTTTCAAAAAAGTATATTGATCCTACAGGAATGAGTGTGACGGCGCTTGTGAAGTCAGATTTAAAAGAAATAGATTATGAGCTTAAAAAATTCGTGAATGATTTCACCTTAGCGATAGATTCTTTGAATACCTTAGCAGCTGAAGAGGCGCCAGAGCGATCGGTGAATCGAAGGCCCTTGGGGTTTCAAGTGGGAAAATCAGAAGATTCAACGCCCGAACTTGTGCGACTGGCCTGCAATGTAGATGTGCTTCTAAGGCCAAACCATGACGCTCCTTCGGTCTCGATGAAATTGGCGAGCTTAGGCGGAGCCAGGGCGGAGTCGGCAGAAAAGTTAGGTCTCACTCAGCTTGCTTCGAGTGTTTGGCCCGCTTCCACGTCAAATTTCACCGAACAAAGATTGAGTCACGAAACTGAGAAGCTTGCTGCAAGCATACGTGGTTTTGCCGGCAGAAACTCTATGGGCCTTGGCGTCGATATGTTAGCTCCTCACTCTGCCGAAGTTTGGGCGCTTTTAGAAGAGATCGTTGGGAACTTTCGAATTCAACCCGAAATTTTTGAGCGTGAGAAAAGTCATCAGCTTGATCATATATTGAGTAAAAAAGATAACCCGGCTCAAATCTGCATTCAGAACTTTTACGATTTAATTTTTAGTGGACATCCTTATGGTCGCGAGCCGGAAGGAGATATTGAAACCCTTAAAAATATTACAGAAAGAGATATTGAATCTTGCGCTCGGGAACATTTGGGGCGAGGGCGACTCAAAATATCTATTTCGGGATCGTTCGAAAAAGAGGAGACTCTTAAACGAATTGAAAAACTTGTGAAGCCTTTAAAGAATTATGAGCATGACCTCTTTGTGTCGGTGCCCCTCGCGCAGCTCATCGCTAACAAAAAGGTTTATGTTCAACAAAAGAAGGAACAAAGCCACATAGTTGTGGGATGCCGAGGACTCAGCTTTAAGAGCGAAGATCGTTTTGCCCTTTTGCTCATTCAGTCTATCTTAGCGGGCCAAGGTGGCAGGTTATTTTTGAATCTTAGAGACAAAGCTTCGCTAGCGTACACGGTTTCTCCGCTAAAGATGGAGGGTGTCGAGGGGGGATACTTCGGCGTGTACATTGGTTGCTCTCCAGAAAAAGCGAAACTTGCTATTTCGATGATACACTCTGAGCTGCAAAGACTTGTTGATGATATGGTGCCTTCTCTAGAATTAGAGAGGTCTCAAAAGTATTTGATAGGCAGGCATGACATCGATCTACAAAGGAACTCAGCTATTGCAAGCAGTATGCTATTTGATCACATCTACGGGGTGCCATTTAATCAGTACTTAAATTTTAGCGAGAATATCAAAAAAATCACCGCCCACGAGATAAAGGATCTTGCTCAAAAACTCTTCACGCAGAGTTTCGTTGAGGTTTGTGTAGGCCAGCAAAACCCCTTCGGCTCCGACGCCATCGAACGAGAGATCTCAGAAAAGAGTTCCGTCGCTTCAGCGCGGTAG
- the grpE gene encoding nucleotide exchange factor GrpE, which yields MSKDAENSEEMTDSNDTSSESETSGNGIADGLADKAEAAAASQSAELEALRGERDDAKKEQLYLRAEFDNYRKRVIKEQSDLRKYASEPLLVAILDVMDNFQRALDTDVNEGNFKDFEKGVRMISDELNQLIQRFGVQEIEGLGKDFDPNFFEALASEESEEASPGSIVRIFRRAYKLHDRIIRPGQVVVAKEPSKKDS from the coding sequence ATGAGTAAAGATGCCGAAAATAGTGAAGAAATGACCGATAGCAACGACACTTCCTCTGAGTCGGAAACTAGCGGTAACGGCATTGCGGATGGGCTCGCCGACAAGGCCGAGGCTGCCGCGGCATCTCAAAGCGCGGAATTAGAAGCCCTTCGCGGCGAAAGAGATGACGCCAAAAAAGAGCAACTCTATTTACGCGCCGAGTTCGACAATTACAGAAAGCGCGTCATTAAGGAGCAAAGTGATCTGAGGAAGTATGCTTCTGAACCACTTCTGGTTGCTATACTTGATGTGATGGACAACTTTCAAAGAGCTCTCGACACCGATGTGAACGAAGGCAACTTTAAAGATTTCGAAAAGGGTGTTCGCATGATTTCGGATGAACTGAATCAACTGATTCAACGATTCGGGGTTCAAGAAATTGAGGGGTTGGGAAAAGATTTTGACCCCAATTTTTTTGAAGCACTCGCCAGCGAAGAGTCTGAAGAGGCTAGTCCCGGCAGTATTGTTAGAATTTTTAGGCGAGCCTACAAACTTCATGACCGTATTATTAGGCCGGGCCAAGTCGTTGTTGCCAAAGAGCCCTCAAAGAAAGATTCTTGA
- a CDS encoding penicillin-binding protein activator: protein MTLNNILKWFRLSILIFLIAGCQSTPKVEAPKSDPSAQKLLNQVQALLKSGKQAAAYRTASKLVKAYPESLEAEEAYLVLATQHQKRSDPVKCKVLLESLIKRPYQLQSPYMAYSMLGDCSSASSDTEAAISAFELAQKVAKEPQHVLSVSAKLFKLYKERGQIGKSLISLKAAYEVAPESQKRNLLEAGLRTAEFQMTLPEISESEDSSLYPFLSPGYLRLSRWYLDQGNTSKARRYLQLTVEAYPESQYAEEASELLNQLSSRERVEPNRIGVILPLSGKYAKIGYKTLYGIQLALGIAPGEEGRSPYSLRIIDSEGNPGLARRGVERLVLEDKVIGIIGGLIGREAQEVASKSQELGVPVITLSQKAGLTQTGDYVFRNALTSEMQVAALVDLFISQLNKKKFALLFPNDAYGTEYSNLFWDEVLARGGEIRAAQIYDPKETDFRQGIQKLVGLYHKEDRADELKARLKIWNQAHNQAHGRKEIPNDILPPIVDFEVLFIPDSARAVGQIAPMLAYNDVQSVTLAGTSLWNTNDLIRRAGQFVEGSIFVDTFQANSDSFLNSPFSKRFKQSFGYAPDTFELRAYDSAMLIKNFVDRGATTRSRLKEELAGANGVKGAMFALKMSRNREVIRPLVALTIRNQKIVPQ, encoded by the coding sequence ATGACTTTGAATAATATTTTGAAATGGTTTCGCCTGAGTATTTTGATTTTTCTCATTGCAGGATGTCAGTCGACTCCTAAGGTAGAAGCCCCAAAATCAGATCCTAGCGCTCAAAAATTGCTCAATCAAGTGCAGGCGCTTTTAAAGTCTGGCAAACAGGCTGCCGCCTATCGAACTGCATCTAAACTCGTTAAAGCTTACCCCGAATCTTTAGAGGCAGAAGAGGCCTACTTGGTTCTCGCTACACAACACCAGAAGCGCTCAGACCCGGTAAAATGCAAAGTTCTCCTCGAATCTTTGATTAAACGCCCGTATCAATTGCAAAGCCCTTATATGGCCTACAGCATGTTAGGTGATTGCAGTTCGGCGAGCTCCGATACCGAAGCCGCGATCAGTGCTTTTGAGTTAGCTCAAAAAGTGGCAAAAGAACCTCAACATGTTTTGTCCGTTTCGGCCAAGCTTTTCAAACTTTACAAAGAAAGAGGGCAGATAGGTAAGTCTCTTATTTCCCTTAAGGCCGCTTACGAAGTTGCACCAGAAAGTCAAAAGCGCAATCTCTTAGAGGCTGGACTCCGAACCGCTGAGTTCCAGATGACACTTCCCGAAATTTCTGAGAGCGAAGACTCGTCACTTTATCCGTTTTTGTCGCCCGGATACTTGCGCCTATCGCGTTGGTATCTTGACCAAGGCAATACATCAAAAGCGCGACGATACTTGCAGTTAACAGTAGAGGCATATCCAGAAAGCCAGTATGCCGAAGAGGCTAGTGAACTTTTAAATCAACTTAGTTCCCGTGAAAGAGTAGAGCCGAATCGAATTGGCGTTATTCTTCCGCTATCTGGTAAGTATGCAAAGATTGGGTATAAGACTCTTTATGGAATCCAGTTAGCACTTGGAATTGCTCCCGGCGAAGAAGGACGATCACCGTATAGTTTGCGTATTATTGATAGCGAGGGCAATCCTGGGCTGGCTCGCCGTGGTGTCGAACGGCTGGTTTTAGAAGACAAAGTTATCGGTATTATTGGTGGTCTTATTGGCCGAGAGGCACAAGAGGTTGCATCAAAATCTCAGGAGCTCGGTGTGCCCGTCATCACTTTGTCTCAAAAGGCCGGACTCACTCAGACCGGTGATTATGTTTTTCGAAACGCTTTAACAAGTGAAATGCAGGTAGCTGCTCTTGTTGATCTGTTCATTAGTCAGCTCAACAAAAAGAAATTTGCGCTTTTGTTTCCCAATGATGCTTACGGCACAGAGTATTCTAACCTTTTTTGGGATGAGGTCTTGGCTCGTGGGGGAGAGATCCGAGCTGCGCAAATCTACGACCCAAAAGAAACAGATTTTCGCCAAGGCATTCAAAAACTCGTCGGACTTTACCACAAAGAGGATCGTGCGGACGAACTTAAAGCTCGATTAAAAATTTGGAATCAGGCGCACAATCAGGCACATGGTCGAAAGGAAATACCGAACGATATTCTTCCACCTATAGTCGATTTTGAAGTTCTCTTCATTCCTGATAGTGCACGTGCGGTTGGGCAAATCGCCCCTATGCTTGCTTATAACGATGTCCAAAGCGTCACTTTAGCGGGTACAAGCTTATGGAACACAAACGATCTTATTAGACGAGCCGGGCAATTTGTGGAGGGATCAATATTTGTAGATACCTTCCAAGCAAATTCCGATTCTTTTTTGAACTCACCCTTTTCTAAACGCTTCAAACAGAGTTTTGGTTACGCCCCGGACACTTTTGAGCTTCGCGCTTATGACTCCGCCATGCTCATTAAGAATTTTGTCGACCGCGGCGCCACCACGCGCTCGCGCCTCAAAGAAGAACTCGCCGGAGCAAACGGAGTCAAGGGTGCTATGTTTGCTTTAAAAATGTCTCGTAACCGCGAGGTGATACGTCCACTAGTTGCTTTGACTATTAGAAATCAGAAGATTGTTCCTCAGTAG
- a CDS encoding molecular chaperone DnaK, translated as MTKIPIEVIKFCKIKLLETKEDLLNRVKDVRTQLLDVQDAGGDEGDQSVRMIEEGELMAHQERLRSMLFEVEIALSKIERGSYGVCEETEEPIEPERLKAIPWTRLSIEGAEVREALQRRYAR; from the coding sequence ATGACTAAGATACCTATTGAGGTCATCAAATTTTGCAAGATCAAGTTACTCGAGACAAAAGAGGACCTTCTTAACCGCGTAAAAGATGTGCGAACACAGCTACTGGACGTGCAAGATGCTGGCGGTGACGAAGGTGATCAAAGTGTTCGCATGATTGAAGAGGGCGAGTTGATGGCGCATCAGGAGCGTTTACGCTCTATGCTTTTTGAAGTTGAAATTGCTCTTAGTAAAATTGAACGCGGCAGCTACGGTGTTTGTGAAGAAACCGAGGAGCCTATCGAGCCAGAGCGTCTCAAGGCTATTCCATGGACTCGTTTAAGTATCGAAGGCGCTGAGGTTCGCGAAGCTTTACAACGACGTTACGCCCGTTAG
- the lon gene encoding endopeptidase La: protein MSASEKVLEVPALLPMLPVRDFVFFPYMVQTIFVGRESSIKALEEALTSSRMILLVAQKDLAEESPAPQTIYRTGTVAMILRMRKLVDGRVRVLFQGVSKARIQDYVQNEPFFRVSIDSIPEKEFLGTPIDSEALIRHAREQVEKIIAHGRMMSPDILLPLDEITHPGVIAEKIAGNIALKVNEAQRVLELEDPLQRLKYVNELLDNLVDVLSIQAKIRTSAKEGMSKNQKEYFLREQLRAIKNELGEGDQKNDEIEDLREKLLNADMPKEVEPEALKQLARLERMHPDASEASMLRTYLDWLIELPWSIESEDNLDLGHARKVLDEDHFELNKIKERILEFLAVRKLKSNMKGPILCFAGPPGVGKTSLGKSIARAMGRKYHRIALGGVKDEAEIRGHRRTYVGAMPGKVIQALKQTKTRNPVFVLDEVDKLGSDFRGDPSAAMLEVLDPEQNNSFRDNYLNVDFDLSKVLFIATANDLSQIPQALRDRMEIIELTGYTEEEKIQIAKKHVIERQIEENGIRSDNIEFTDEGLRHIVSHYTREAGLRSLEREIGSVCRKVAKEVVLGKDQKYLIDEKMVENFLGVPKYIREDELGESRVGVATGLAWTPFGGEVLYIETLKMRGKGGLVMTGQLGDVMKESATAAMSYAKAHFDELQIADDWFEKNEVHVHIPAGATPKDGPSAGITLATALISLMTDTPVRSDVAMTGEITLTGKVLPIGGLRDKALAALRYGIKDIIIPIANQKDLADIPQTFRDRLNFIPVSHFDEVIAVALEKNPVAKKKVAGHSKDRKVTKIAAPAA, encoded by the coding sequence GTGAGTGCCAGCGAGAAGGTTTTAGAAGTACCAGCACTTCTTCCAATGCTGCCGGTTCGAGATTTTGTTTTCTTTCCGTATATGGTTCAAACCATCTTTGTAGGTCGCGAAAGCTCCATCAAAGCCTTAGAAGAAGCTCTGACTTCTAGCCGAATGATCCTCTTAGTTGCACAAAAGGATCTTGCAGAAGAATCACCAGCACCGCAGACAATTTACAGAACGGGTACGGTGGCAATGATTCTTCGAATGAGAAAACTCGTCGACGGTAGGGTGAGAGTTCTCTTTCAAGGTGTATCAAAAGCTCGCATTCAAGACTATGTCCAAAACGAGCCATTCTTTAGAGTTTCAATTGACTCCATTCCTGAGAAGGAATTTCTTGGAACCCCGATAGATTCTGAAGCACTTATTCGCCATGCTCGCGAACAAGTTGAAAAGATAATCGCTCATGGCAGAATGATGTCGCCGGATATCTTGCTCCCTCTTGATGAAATCACTCACCCTGGAGTGATTGCCGAAAAAATCGCAGGCAACATTGCCTTAAAAGTTAATGAAGCTCAGCGTGTTCTTGAGCTCGAGGATCCACTTCAACGTTTAAAATACGTCAATGAACTTTTAGATAACTTGGTAGATGTGCTTTCTATTCAAGCGAAGATTCGAACTTCAGCAAAAGAAGGCATGTCTAAGAATCAAAAGGAATATTTTTTAAGAGAGCAACTAAGAGCTATTAAGAATGAACTCGGTGAAGGCGATCAAAAGAACGATGAGATCGAAGACCTTCGAGAAAAACTTTTGAATGCTGATATGCCTAAAGAAGTTGAACCCGAAGCACTTAAGCAACTGGCCAGACTTGAGAGAATGCATCCAGATGCTAGTGAAGCCTCCATGCTAAGAACTTACTTAGATTGGTTAATTGAGCTGCCTTGGTCAATCGAGTCTGAAGACAACTTGGATCTTGGGCACGCCAGAAAAGTGCTCGACGAAGATCATTTTGAACTTAACAAAATCAAGGAGAGAATCTTAGAGTTCCTTGCTGTTAGAAAATTAAAATCAAACATGAAAGGTCCTATTCTTTGCTTCGCAGGACCTCCGGGTGTCGGTAAGACGAGTCTTGGTAAAAGTATTGCGCGAGCCATGGGCCGAAAGTATCACCGCATCGCTCTTGGAGGCGTTAAAGACGAAGCAGAAATACGTGGGCACCGACGTACTTATGTTGGCGCTATGCCGGGTAAAGTGATTCAAGCGCTTAAACAAACGAAAACACGCAATCCAGTTTTTGTTCTCGACGAGGTCGACAAACTCGGAAGTGACTTCCGCGGAGATCCAAGTGCAGCTATGCTGGAAGTTTTGGATCCAGAGCAAAACAATTCATTCAGGGACAACTATTTGAATGTGGATTTCGATTTGAGCAAAGTGCTGTTCATCGCAACTGCGAACGATTTGAGCCAAATCCCGCAAGCACTTCGTGATCGAATGGAAATCATCGAGCTAACCGGTTACACAGAAGAAGAGAAAATTCAGATTGCCAAAAAGCATGTTATCGAAAGACAAATCGAAGAGAACGGTATCAGATCAGACAACATTGAGTTCACAGATGAAGGGCTCCGCCACATTGTCTCTCACTACACTCGCGAAGCTGGACTTCGAAGTTTAGAAAGAGAGATCGGAAGTGTTTGCCGCAAAGTGGCTAAAGAAGTTGTTTTAGGAAAAGATCAAAAATATTTGATTGACGAAAAAATGGTCGAGAACTTTTTGGGAGTGCCCAAGTACATCAGAGAAGATGAACTCGGTGAAAGCCGCGTGGGCGTGGCAACAGGTCTTGCCTGGACTCCATTTGGCGGAGAAGTTCTTTATATTGAAACTCTCAAGATGCGCGGCAAAGGCGGACTAGTTATGACCGGGCAGCTTGGTGACGTCATGAAGGAGAGCGCCACGGCAGCCATGTCGTACGCAAAAGCGCACTTCGATGAACTGCAAATTGCCGATGATTGGTTTGAGAAGAACGAAGTGCACGTACACATACCCGCGGGAGCAACACCGAAAGATGGCCCTTCTGCTGGAATCACTCTTGCAACTGCACTGATTAGCTTGATGACGGATACTCCGGTACGTTCAGATGTTGCAATGACGGGTGAGATCACACTAACGGGCAAAGTACTGCCTATCGGTGGGTTAAGAGATAAGGCCTTGGCGGCGCTTCGCTACGGAATCAAAGATATAATTATACCGATCGCGAATCAAAAAGATCTCGCGGACATTCCCCAGACTTTTAGAGACAGGTTAAATTTTATTCCTGTATCGCACTTTGACGAAGTCATTGCTGTGGCACTTGAAAAGAATCCGGTAGCGAAGAAAAAAGTTGCCGGTCACTCGAAGGACCGCAAAGTTACAAAGATCGCCGCCCCCGCCGCTTAA
- a CDS encoding XRE family transcriptional regulator: protein MSARKPRLSRRIQTELQSLGDGIRQRRKALGISASVAAESAGISRVTLYRIEKGEDSVSMGAYLSIIASLGFRFHLELDGDTEQKSAKDLKEKVSLSDYPQLKKLAWQTKASRKMNLEEVLNVYERNWRHIDFKAMDPSEKAFIKKLLRAFGRKRLLV from the coding sequence ATGTCAGCAAGAAAACCTCGGTTAAGTAGGAGAATTCAAACTGAGCTCCAGTCGCTAGGTGACGGGATTAGGCAGCGTCGAAAGGCGCTGGGAATCAGCGCCTCCGTGGCTGCCGAGTCAGCTGGAATATCTCGAGTTACTCTCTACAGAATAGAAAAAGGAGAAGATTCCGTTTCTATGGGGGCATATCTGAGCATTATAGCGTCTTTGGGTTTCCGCTTTCACCTAGAGTTGGACGGCGATACTGAGCAGAAGTCTGCCAAAGACTTAAAAGAAAAAGTCAGCCTCTCGGATTACCCACAGCTCAAGAAGTTGGCTTGGCAAACCAAAGCATCTCGCAAAATGAATCTCGAAGAAGTTCTCAATGTTTATGAACGCAATTGGCGACATATAGATTTCAAAGCAATGGACCCAAGCGAAAAGGCGTTTATCAAGAAGCTCCTTAGGGCCTTCGGAAGGAAGCGATTACTTGTTTAA